GGTCCTTCGCGTTAAAAATTAAAGCGAAGCGAACGGTATTCCCCAAGCCGACAATTCGAGACATGCGGCTGAAGTTGAGACCCGAAAATAAAGAAGGGTCGACGCCAGAGGGTTCGACCCCTTTTTGGTGTCCTGGAGGATTTAACCGAGATAGGTTGACAAGCGATTGAACTCCAAAGCGCCTGCTAAACAGGTCGCTCGTTTGATCATCGCATTCAAAACCCGATCCTTGGTTGCTGGATCTTGTTACGCGTCGCCAAGCCTAGTTGGCCATAGAGCGGTTGAGCCATTCTATGAACCGCGTCGAGCCAATGTGCGTGTTGTCGCGCGGCAACAATGTATCGTCGTTCAGCTCGACGCCATAGTATCGCGCGTGGTCGTCCGTGAGCACCTGACGCGTGTCTTCGTTCGCGGCGATGTACGTTCGAGCGATATCGTCGAAGGCGAACTGTTCTGGTCCAGCGATCTCCGCCGTGTCGTTCACCGCTGCTTGCAACGCCAATCGGGTCAGCATCTGAGAAACGTCGTCGGCCGCCACAGGTCTTACGAACGCCGAAGGAAGCCGAACGGTGTCTCCCTCCGCGGCCATGTCTATGACGCCGCCAATGAAATCAAAGAATTGGGTTGAATGAAGAATGGTATAGGGCCGTCGTGCCGCTCGTATCAGGTTTTCCTGCACCATCTTGGCGCGGAAGTAATCGCTTTCGACAAGCCGCGGGGTTCCCACTACCGAGAGAGCGAGATAGTGGCCGACCCCGGCATCCGCAGAGGCGGCCAACAGATTGCCAGTCGACGTCTTGAAGAACTCCAAAGCGGAATTGTCGCCGAACAAGGCTGCATTCGTGACGTCAATGACGACGTCCGCTCCGTCCAGCGCCGCCCGAAGTCCTTCCCCAGTCACGCTATTCACACCCAGGGAAGGCGATGCGCGGATCACGTCCGCCCCTGCTTGCCGAAGGCCCTCCGCGACCCGCGTTCCGATCCGCCCGCCAGCTCCCATGACCGTTACTCTCATCAATCTGCTCCTTCCCTTCGTTCTGACGGCAGCGTCGCAGCTGCCAATGATGATGAAGCGATGCCGGCCTTGGATTAGGCCGGCACCGAAAATTTGATCCAGGTATTCGTCCGCGGCCGCACCAACGTCACTTCACGGGTATCGACACCGGATTGCTCTTCTTCTTGAGCAGCACCACGATGAACTTTGCCGGCTTCGTATCACTCGCGTTGCGACTGACCAGATGAATGTCGGAGGGGCTTTCGTAGAACGCTTCGCCCGGGGACAAGGTCACCTCCTTTTGCCCTTTGACCTGCATCACGATCGAGCCTTCGACGACATAGACGAATGCATCCGCCTCATGTTTGTGGACCGGTGAAGAACCCCCAGGCCCGTACTCGACTGCTAGCATCAGTGCTTCTCTGCCCGGATAGTCGGGAAGCCCCTTGGTCATCAGCGGCGTGACCTTTGCAGAATCTTCGGCAGCGACGGCCAAAGTGCCAGAGAGGCAGACACTGGCCGAGACCAGGAATACAGACAGCATAGATCTCATTGTTGCAAACCTTCATTGTTGTTGGACATACGATCCTCTTGGTCAGGTAGCGGTCGCGAGAGCCGACACTGCTTCACACCAATGCGGCGCATGCTCCCGCTGTGGGAGTATCGCCGGGCTTCTTGGGGAATGTAACTAAACTAACGTTGGGGGTGTCAGGCGAGCGCGCGTCAGGAGACAGTTCTGTTTCAGCCTAACCGGGCCCGAATGACTGAAAATCCGGCACAACGAGGCCAATTCGGACCGCTGGTACTAAAAGTTGGTTGGCCTGGTCTGGTGGCACAATCGCGAGTCCATCCGTTGCAGGCTTTTGTCACGTCAATCTTTTCATCGGCGATTGAAAGGGGTTTTGCGCGGCCGTCGGGTGTATGGCTGTGAGATTGCTACCTCAGCAATACTTCCCATTGCCGGACGCCTGTCCATGATCGGTCACCCGTCAACGCAAACCAAGGTTGGGCTAGCGGTGAAGGTCACTTCGGTCGCTAATTACGCATTGACGCTTCCAATGCCGATCAGACCCCGTCGCCCCCGTGGGACAAAAGCATTGGTGGACGTCTGCATCCGCAAGGTCGGGATAACAGAGCAGGAATGTCAATGTACTTCGAGCTTCCGCTAGTTGGCACGTTTGGCTCCGCCATAGGAGACAGAAATGAATAAAGCCGTACCGATCATGATCGTTCTGGCAACCTTGGGCGCTGCAGCGTGGAAGTATGACGTGCCGGCCGCTCTGGGAATCTCGCGAAATACCACCGAGGAATTGGTTCTCTATGGCAATATCGACATCCGCCAGGTACCGCTTGCCTTCCGCGTCGGTGGCCGCATCGACGCTGCTATGGTCGACGAAGGTGACGTCATAAAGCGCGGTGACCTTTTGGCCCGCCTCGACAAGGATATTTACGACCACTCGGTGAGTTCGGCAGAAGCGAATGTTGCGGCACTGAGGGCGACGCACGAGAAGCTGGTAGCGGGCCCGCGACAAACCGAAATCGCACAGGCGCGGGCAACCCACGATGCAAGCATGGCGGATTTGGAACAGGCAAGTCTCGCTTACGACCGGGCGCGGCGGTTGCGACCGCAAGGAACGATCTCCGAAGCCGGCTTAGATGAGGCAACTGCTGCAAAAGCGATGGCCGCAGCGCGGGCGGATATGACGAAGCAGGCGCTTACCTTCCTGGAAGAGGGCAGCCGCGCGGAAGACATCGCCGCAGCCGCCGCACAGGTAAAGGCGGCCGAGGCGGTGCTCCTCTCGGCTCGGAGCTCGCGTTCCGACACGGAGCTCCGCGCGCCGAATGACGGCATCATTCTTTCGCGGATCAAAGAGCCGGGCGCAATCGTATCGCCCTCCGATCCCGTATACGTCCTGTCCCTGGCTGTACCTGTTTGG
Above is a genomic segment from Rhizobium sp. CCGE531 containing:
- a CDS encoding NmrA family NAD(P)-binding protein; translation: MRVTVMGAGGRIGTRVAEGLRQAGADVIRASPSLGVNSVTGEGLRAALDGADVVIDVTNAALFGDNSALEFFKTSTGNLLAASADAGVGHYLALSVVGTPRLVESDYFRAKMVQENLIRAARRPYTILHSTQFFDFIGGVIDMAAEGDTVRLPSAFVRPVAADDVSQMLTRLALQAAVNDTAEIAGPEQFAFDDIARTYIAANEDTRQVLTDDHARYYGVELNDDTLLPRDNTHIGSTRFIEWLNRSMAN
- a CDS encoding cupin domain-containing protein, with product MRSMLSVFLVSASVCLSGTLAVAAEDSAKVTPLMTKGLPDYPGREALMLAVEYGPGGSSPVHKHEADAFVYVVEGSIVMQVKGQKEVTLSPGEAFYESPSDIHLVSRNASDTKPAKFIVVLLKKKSNPVSIPVK
- the hlyD gene encoding secretion protein HlyD, whose translation is MNKAVPIMIVLATLGAAAWKYDVPAALGISRNTTEELVLYGNIDIRQVPLAFRVGGRIDAAMVDEGDVIKRGDLLARLDKDIYDHSVSSAEANVAALRATHEKLVAGPRQTEIAQARATHDASMADLEQASLAYDRARRLRPQGTISEAGLDEATAAKAMAAARADMTKQALTFLEEGSRAEDIAAAAAQVKAAEAVLLSARSSRSDTELRAPNDGIILSRIKEPGAIVSPSDPVYVLSLAVPVWVRSYIGEVDLGRIHPGMKVKVASDTNPGKSYDGTIGFISPVAEFTPKSVETPELRTDLVYRLRVVIDVPGQDLRQGMPVTLRFPMMKAESK